From the Methanobacterium sp. CWC-01 genome, the window AAACGCTGCCTAATAGGTGTTTATCCACTACACTTTTCCCTGTACCCATAATAAGCAGATCCACACCTTCTTCTTCGGCTGTTTTCACAATTTCATCGGCAGGATTGCCTTCCTTCAGAATAGGCCTGAATTTTATGTTAGGTCCCTTGAACTTTTTTTCCATATCCGATAGGACCTTCTTTCCCCTCTCAGTTAGTTCTTCTTTCATCATTTCCTTTATTTTTCGAGGAGTAAGGAATGGAGCAGAGGTTTCCGCAACATAGAGCCCAATTATCTCTGTGTCCCAATCTGCTATAAGTTGCATGGCCTCGTTTGCCATCTGATCAAGGTATTCGCCTGTACTGGTAACTAATATTTTCTGGTAAACCATAGTATCATCCTATTTAAGCTAATATAAATAATCTAATGACTGCATAGGCAAGGTAAGTTCCCATCAAGATGAGACCATCTGTCCTGGTTAGCTTCATTCCCCGTTTAATCAAAAGAAGCAGAAGTATGGTTACGAAGATCATAACCGGAGCATCAAAGGTCAAAGATAATGGCTCTACAGGGATGTTCATAATGAGTGCGGGGATACCA encodes:
- a CDS encoding universal stress protein, which encodes MVYQKILVTSTGEYLDQMANEAMQLIADWDTEIIGLYVAETSAPFLTPRKIKEMMKEELTERGKKVLSDMEKKFKGPNIKFRPILKEGNPADEIVKTAEEEGVDLLIMGTGKSVVDKHLLGSVSEKVVHTSPCTILLIQTTKE